One genomic window of Deinococcus misasensis DSM 22328 includes the following:
- a CDS encoding response regulator transcription factor — translation MRQTLLIVEDEARLAEILEDYLRKEGFHTERAKNGMQALELWRAAKPDMILLDLMLPVLDGLEVARRVRSESDVPIIMLTARDDEVDRLVGLGLGADDYVVKPYSPREVVARVKAVLRRTRGQVMAPEVYRAGVLEVNLGAFEVLCEGKAVDLTTSEIKLLALLAKEPNRVRQRAELLAVTGDASGYADERTVDAHIKNIRKKLGEHGEAIETVRGVGYKLVVHGKGH, via the coding sequence ATGAGGCAAACCCTTTTGATTGTCGAGGACGAAGCCCGACTGGCCGAAATTCTGGAAGATTACCTCCGCAAAGAAGGCTTCCACACCGAACGGGCCAAAAACGGCATGCAGGCCCTTGAATTGTGGCGTGCAGCAAAGCCCGACATGATCCTGCTGGACCTGATGCTGCCTGTGCTGGACGGTCTGGAAGTGGCCCGTCGGGTTCGGTCTGAATCCGATGTGCCGATCATCATGCTGACCGCCCGAGACGATGAAGTGGACCGTCTGGTGGGTCTGGGGCTCGGGGCAGACGATTACGTGGTGAAACCTTACAGCCCCAGAGAGGTGGTTGCTCGGGTCAAGGCCGTGCTGCGCCGCACCCGTGGTCAGGTGATGGCCCCAGAGGTGTACCGTGCCGGTGTGCTGGAAGTGAACCTCGGGGCTTTTGAAGTGCTCTGTGAAGGAAAAGCGGTGGACCTCACCACCAGCGAAATCAAACTGCTGGCTTTGCTGGCAAAGGAACCGAACCGTGTGCGCCAGAGGGCCGAACTCCTCGCGGTCACCGGAGACGCCTCGGGTTACGCCGACGAGCGCACGGTGGATGCCCACATCAAAAACATCCGCAAAAAGCTGGGTGAGCATGGGGAAGCCATCGAAACGGTGCGTGGCGTGGGCTACAAGCTTGTGGTGCACGGAAAAGGCCACTGA